In Podospora pseudopauciseta strain CBS 411.78 chromosome 3, whole genome shotgun sequence, one genomic interval encodes:
- a CDS encoding hypothetical protein (COG:S; EggNog:ENOG503NZ05), with the protein MPNGINRSLFVLTKKRRPKLSTRIQERNNVAVHATGASKATQEAVKRRLYILKKKCDEKRPTCSRCSEQGVECVYGTVKPRQRKRRESAPHTAAGTSSEHYSGARRLSELSYYSHNSSYLGWGVENRGQDLTRYGEPPAVIFNTHFSLGEYPPIDILDDYPNQDPQESPNGGSPEADAPADDEGASPAAGPISPRAASKAPPDLAMIAPCSVASPLQEFHAPAFTEFTERPNRRALIDHFCNVLSHLIVFREETGNPFQQLILPLTRKSPPVLNSILALSCAHLEYRGIENSEKSLYFHNQAIQGVAQMIAQKEKANRTDILAAIMLLVYYECLVQKGRSNIVAGHLKGALTIMCSTDDLLDPAGVFLERAFRFYDVITALSNNTSPISTTPSPGGLLPFSPIGATPTSPLSNIDTLLGMSTTLWPIIHRLSGLSSLKSSLDHAISSNSSPTKIAVLRTEFSSTAQAIEAALNNWQPQLPADFTPPEGNDDPEADPVPVVASRGKSSNIPSIYHNSLAYRHASLLYLYRTILGYGRGHGLVRRHTRLTLKNCVATVGHRGPMSALLWPLFVAACEAGEGRDRELAREAFEKVERRQGMRNIGRAWEVVGEVWRRVDEEEKGKEKEKEEGGKAKGKGEEREELWRTVCREMEVSLVFG; encoded by the exons ATGCCCAATGGGATAAACAGGAGCCTATTTGTACTCACCAAGAAACGACGACCAAAGCTGTCAACTCGGATTCAGGAGAGGAAC AATGTTGCTGTACACGCGACTGGCGCCTCCAAAGCCACCCAAGAGGCGGTCAAGAGGAG GTTGTACATTCTG aagaagaagtgcGACGAGAAACGGCCGACCTGCTCGCGTTGCTCAGAGCAAGGTGTTGAGTGTGTGTACGGGACTGTGAAACCAAGACAGCGAAAACGACGTGAATCTGCGCCGCACACGGCAGCGGGTACATCTTCCGAACACTACTCAGGAGCTCGACGACTATCTGAACTCAGCTATTACAGTCACAACTCTAGTTATCTCGGTTGGGGTGTCGAGAACCGTGGACAAGACTTGACGCGTTACGGGGAGCCGCCAGCTGTTATCTTCAACACTCATTTCTCCCTCGGCGAGTACCCTCCCATCGACATCTTGGACGACTACCCCAACCAGGACCCGCAAGAATCGCCAAACGGAGGAAGCCCGGAGGCCGATGCCCCCGCTGACGATGAAGGGGCCTCACCTGCCGCCGGGCCGATATCACCACGGGCTGCATCGAAGGCGCCTCCTGACCTGGCCATGATTGCGCCATGTTCTGTAGCGTCGCCGCTTCAAGAGTTTCACGCCCCCGCCTTTACCGAGTTCACCGAGCGTCCGAACCGCAGGGCGCTGATCGATCACTTTTGCAACGTCTTGTCACATCTCATCGTCTTTCGCGAGGAGACGGGCAATCCGTTCCAGCAATTGATACTCCCGCTCACACGCAAGAGCCCACCGGTGCTCAACTCGATCCTTGCGCTTTCGTGCGCTCACCTCGAGTATCGCGGGATTGAGAACTCGGAAAAGTCTCTTTACTTTCACAACCAGGCCATACAGGGCGTGGCGCAGATGATTGcgcaaaaggaaaaggccaACAGGACGGACATTCTGGCGGCCATAATGCTGCTTGTGTATTATGAATGC CTCGTCCAAAAAGGCCGCTCCAACATCGTAGCCGGCCACCTAAAGGGCGCCCTGACAATAATGTGCAGCACCGACGACCTGCTCGACCCGGCAGGCGTCTTTCTCGAGAGAGCCTTTCGGTTCTACGACGTGATCACTGCTTTGTcaaacaacacctccccgatcagcaccaccccctccccgggCGGCCtgctccccttctcccccatcGGCGCGACGCCCACCTCCCCGCTGAGCAACATTGACACTCTACTCGGCATGTCAACCACCCTCTGGCCCATCATCCACCGACTCTCcggcctctcctccctcaaatccTCCCTCGACCACGCCATCTcgtccaactcctccccgACAAAGATTGCCGTCTTGAGAACAGAATTCAGCTCCACGGCACAGGCGATCGAGGCAGCGTTGAACAACTGGCAGCCGCAGCTGCCTGCTGACTTTACGCCTCCGGAGGGGAATGATGATCCAGAAGCGGACCCGGTGCCTGTTGTGGCTAGCAGGGGGAAGTCGAGTAATATCCCAAGCATATACCACAACTCGCTTGCGTACCGGCATGCTTCTTTGCTTTACTTGTATCGGACCATTCTCGGGTATGGGAGGGGGCATGGGCTTGTGAGGAGGCACACGAGGTTGACGCTGAAGAATTGTGTGGCCACTGTTGGGCATAGGGGGCCGATGTCGGCTTTGCTTTGGCCGTTGTTTGTGGCTGCTTgtgaggcgggggaggggagggatagggagttggcgagggaggcgttCGAGAAGGTGGAACGAAGGCAGGGGATGAGGAATATTGGAAGGGCGTGGGAGGTTGTGGGTGAGGTTTGGAGacgggtggatgaggaggagaaggggaaggagaaggagaaggaggaaggggggaaggcaaaggggaagggggaggagagggaggagctgtGGAGGACTGTTTgtagggagatggaggttaGTTTGGTTTTCGGGTGA